From a single Apium graveolens cultivar Ventura chromosome 2, ASM990537v1, whole genome shotgun sequence genomic region:
- the LOC141707880 gene encoding glucan endo-1,3-beta-glucosidase 8-like, whose amino-acid sequence MGRLVILTLTCSIMLIATFNVAVANDVGINWSRNSRLKLLPSNIVDMILSDGIKKVRLHSFVGSVARAFTGSGLEMITTVSNIDMILVNSTRKAQAYVAENVTKAYTKLDLNVKTIVVGNEPFTIVDNITRIYQDDVVNAIGYISEALTKQPSPINQIKATMAHAPDVLLPNIQKPSDADFNDDVNDRMGRILKVLNASGAPLAINMYPHLHILEKNFPLDFAFFDGNSTFSVKDGANEYTNIFDFIYDSFVWALRKNGFGNMKIIVTQIGWPTDGHQYANASTAERFFNGFLKKMSKDEGTPLLRGEPIETFIYNLNDENMRDITFRGPSIRHYGLYDFKGTPKFHMDLTMSNNSKGAKLAPAQGVVAMPNRWCVYDKDAKTKDQNRTAVLLEQFNFACSRSDCTKLMYGGSLNNLTFEGNISYAFNDYFQANNQLEGSCDFKGLGKITVQDPSNTYQCNFPLQIIAMIYSWGQGEMGNILATRGANAVVSKTSGAFLIKVSGFSTIVVPLLLSALLL is encoded by the exons ATGGGGCGTCTTGTGATATTGACGCTCACATGTTCAATTATGCTAATTGCTACATTCAATGTAGCTGTTGCAAATGACGTTGGCATCAATTGGTCGAGAAATTCGCGATTGAAATTGCTTCCATCCAATATTGTTGACATGATCTTGTCAGATGGTATCAAGAAGGTGAGGCTTCATAGTTTCGTGGGATCCGTGGCTAGAGCCTTTACAGGGTCTGGTTTGGAAATGATAACAACAGTGTCTAACATTGATATGATCCTAGTAAATAGTACCAGGAAAGCTCAAGCCTATGTAGCTGAAAATGTCACTAAAGCTTACACCAAACTTGATTTAAACGTCAA GACTATAGTAgttggaaatgaaccattcactATAGTGGATAACATTACTAGAATATATCAAGACGACGTTGTTAATGCAATTGGCTACATTTCAGAGGCTCTTACAAAGCAACCAAGTCCCATTAACCAAATCAAAGCAACCATGGCTCATGCTCCTGATGTTCTTTTACCCAATATCCAGAAACCATCAGATGCGGATTTCAACGATGATGTTAATGATCGAATGGGCAGAATATTGAAGGTTTTAAATGCATCAGGTGCCCCACTCGCGATAAACATGTACCCACATTTGCATATTTTGGAGAAGAATTTTCCTCTTGATTTTGCATTCTTCGACGGTAACTCGACGTTTAGTGTAAAGGATGGAGCAAATGAGTACACAAATATATTTGATTTCATATATGATTCGTTCGTGTGGGCGCTCCGGAAAAATGGGTTTGGCAACATGAAGATAATTGTGACCCAAATTGGTTGGCCAACAGATGGACACCAATATGCCAATGCTTCGACTGCGGAAAGATTTTTCAATGGTTTTCTCAAGAAAATGAGCAAGGACGAAGGAACTCCACTTCTCCGCGGAGAACCAATTGAGACATTCATTTACAATCTAAATGACGAGAACATGAGAGACATAACATTTCGAGGTCCATCCATCAGACATTACGGACTTTATGATTTTAAAGGAACTCCCAAGTTTCACATGGACCTAACCATGAGTAATAATAGCAAAGGCGCGAAACTTGCACCAGCACAAGGAGTTGTTGCAATGCCCAACAGATGGTGCGTTTATGATAAAGATGCAAAGACCAAAGACCAAAACCGCACGGCTGTGCTTTTGGAACAATTTAATTTCGCTTGTTCTCGTAGCGATTGTACGAAATTGATGTATGGAGGATCGTTGAATAATCTAACCTTCGAGGGAAACATTTCGTACGCGTTCAATGATTATTTTCAAGCAAATAATCAGTTGGAGGGTTCATGTGACTTCAAAGGTCTGGGGAAAATAACAGTACAAGATCCCTCCAACACTTACCAATGTAATTTTCCGCTGCAGATTATAGCTATGATTTATAGCTGGGGACAAGGAGAGATGGGAAACATATTAGCAACAAGAGGAGCAAATGCTGTTGTTTCCAAAACTAGTGGCGCATTCCTTATCAAAGTCTCTGGATTTTCTACTATTGTGGTACCATTACTCTTGTCTGCACTTCTGTTGTAG